A single Trachemys scripta elegans isolate TJP31775 chromosome 20, CAS_Tse_1.0, whole genome shotgun sequence DNA region contains:
- the HMGCL gene encoding hydroxymethylglutaryl-CoA lyase, mitochondrial: MVAAKRALPWLAASLRPISSTAAGSLPKQVKIVEVGPRDGLQNEKNIVPTQVKISLINMLSETGLPVIEATSFVSPKWVPQMADHTEVLQGIQKFPGVSYPVLTPNLKGFQAAVAAGAKEVSIFGAASELFTKKNINCSIEESLQRFSEVMHAAGAAGIAVRGYVSCVLGCPYEGKIAPAKVAEVSKKMYSMGCYEISLGDTIGVGTPGSMKEMLSAVMKEVPVGALAVHCHDTYGQALANTLVALQMGVSVVDSSVAGLGGCPYAQGASGNVATEDLVYMLHGLGIHTGVDLQKLMEAGVFICKALNRRTSSKVVQASSRL, from the exons ATGGTGGCGGCCAAGCGGGCGCTTCCGTGGTTGGCGGCTTCGCTCCGCCCG ATCAGCTCTACGGCAGCTGGCTCCCTTCCCAAGCAAGTGAAAATAGTTGAAGTTGGCCCCAGAGATGGATtgcaaaatgaaaaa AATATTGTCCCTACACAGGTGAAAATCAGCTTAATTAATATGCTATCCGAAACAGGACTTCCGGTCATAGAGGCTACCAGCTTTGTTTCTCCCAAATGGGTTCCTCAG ATGGCTGACCACACAGAAGTCTTGCAGGGAATTCAGAAATTTCCTGGTGTCAGCTACCCAGTACTGACCCCTAATCTTAAAGGATTTCAAGCAGCG GTGGCAGCAGGGGCCAAGGAGGTGTCTATCTTTGGAGCAGCCTCTGAACTCTTCACTAAGAAGAACATTAACTGCTCCATAGAGGAGAGTTTGCAGAGGTTCAGTGAAGTGATGCATGCAGCAGGAGCGGCCGGTATTGCAGTCAGAGG GTACGTCTCTTGTGTTCTTGGTTGTCCCTATGAAGGAAAGATTGCCCCTGCTAAGGTTGCAGAG GTATCCAAGAAGATGTACTCCATGGGGTGCTACGAGATTTCCCTGGGTGACACCATTGGTGTTGGGACCCCTGGGAGTATGAAGGAAATGCTCTCTGCAGTCATGAAAGAGGTACCCGTCGGGGCCCTTGCTGTTCACTGCCATGATACCTATGGGCAGGCTCTCGCCAACACCTTAGTAGCACTTCAG ATGGGTGTGAGTGTGGTCGATTCCTCAGTTGCTGGTCTCGGAGGCTGCCCGTACGCACAAGGAGCATCAGGAAATGTAGCTACAGAAGACTTAGTGTACATGCTACATGGCCTGGGGATTCATACC GGAGTGGATCTACAGAAGCTGATGGAGGCAGGTGTGTTTATCTGCAAAGCACTGAACAGAAGAACCAGTTCCAAAGTGGTTCAGGCGTCCAGCAGACTGTGA
- the FUCA1 gene encoding tissue alpha-L-fucosidase: MASLGAARWLLLLVAGAACGLRYTPDWPSLDARPLPAWFDQAKVGVFVHWGVFSVPAYGSEWFWWHWQGERRGDYERFMREHFPPNTTYADFASRFTARDFRPRYWAWLFEQAGARYVVLTTKHHEGFTNWGSPVSWNWNSMDTGPHRDLVGELGQALRERNIRYGLYHSLLEWFNPLYLADKKNGFKTQNFVFSKTMPELYDLVLRYKPDLVWSDGDWEGPETYWNSTSFLAWLYNDSPVKDTVVVNDRWCNNCSCHHGGYYNCADKYKPGTLPQHKWEMCTSIDKRSWGYRSNMQLNELMDESSIISELVQTVSFGGNYLLNVGPTKEGVIVPIFQERLLSLGKWLRVNGEAIYASKPWRVQMENTTIDTWYTSKGSTVYAIFLSWPEGGVLKLSSPIPSASTQVTMLGFSETLKWEKAVDKGLLIALPYVPPSVLPVPCCWTLKLEGVA, encoded by the exons ATGGCGTCGCTGGGAGCGGCGCGCTGGCTGTTGCTGCTGGTAGCCGGGGCGGCCTGCGGGCTCCGCTACACCCCGGACTGGCCCAGCCTGGACGCGAGGCCGCTGCCGGCCTGGTTCGACCAGGCCAAGGTGGGGGTGTTCGTGCACTGGGGGGTGTTCTCGGTGCCGGCCTATGGCTCCGAGTGGTTCTGGTGGCACTGGCAGGGCGAGCGCCGCGGCGACTACGAGCGCTTCATGCGGGAGCACTTCCCGCCCAACACCACCTACGCCGACTTCGCCTCGCGCTTCACCGCCCGCGACTTCCGGCCGCGCTACTGGGCCTGGCTCTTCGAGCAGGCCGGCGCCAG GTATGTGGTGCTGACTACAAAGCATCATGAGGGCTTCACAAACTGGGGGTCTCCTGTGTCCTGGAACTGGAATTCTATGGATACAGGACCCCATCGAGACCTAGTGGGTGAACTGGGACAAGCTCTCCGAGAAAG GAACATACGCTATGGACTGTACCATTCTCTCCTAGAGTGGTTTAATCCTCTGTATTTAGCTGACAAAAAAAATGGCTTCAAGACGCAGAATTTTGTCTTTTCAAAAACTATGCCAGAGCTTTATGATCTTGTTTTAAG GTATAAACCAGATCTGGTTTGGTCAGATGGTGACTGGGAGGGTCCGGAAACATATTGGAACTCAACCTCTTTCCTTGCCTGGCTTTACAATGATAGTCCTGTCAAG GATACTGTTGTGGTAAATGACCGTTGGTGCAATAACTGCTCCTGCCATCATGGAGGATACTATAATTGTGCTGATAAATACAAGCCGGGCACCCTGCCACAGCACAAGTGGGAGATGTGCACGTCTATTGACAAAAGATCTTGGGGCTATCGAAGCAACATGCAACTCAATGAGCTCATGGATGAATCAAGTATTATCTCA GAACTAGTGCAGACTGTGAGTTTTGGAGGCAACTATCTTCTCAATGTGGGCCCTACAAAAGAAGGGGTGATTGTTCCAATCTTTCAAGAAAGGCTTCTGTCCCTTGGAAAATGGCTGCGTGTTAATGGGGAGGCAATTTATGCTTCTAAGCCATGGAGGGTGCAGATGGAGAACACCACAATCGATACATG GTACACTTCTAAAGGATCAACTGTATATGCTATCTTTCTGAGCTGGCCAGAGGGTGGTGTGTTGAAGCTGTCTTCACCTATTCCATCTGCAAGCACACAA GTGACTATGCTGGGGTTCTCTGAGACGCTGAAGTGGGAGAAGGCCGTAGATAAAGGGTTGCTGATCGCTTTGCCCTATGTACCTCCATCTGTTCTCCCAGTCCCGTGTTGCTGGACTCTCAAGCTAGAAGGTGTGGCGTGA
- the CNR2 gene encoding cannabinoid receptor 2, translating to MERCQVSNCSMNTMDLKCYMVLNSLTQKTGIAVLCSIVGILCVLENSLVLYLIFASPKIRKKPSYLLISSLALADVLASIVFVCSFLDFHVFNRTDSSKEIFLLKLGGVNTSFTASLGSLLLMAFDRYVCIYQPSEYKAIVTRKRAVVAMAVMWIATMITAFLPLMGWNCCKVNSPCSELFPFVDSKYLSSWICLVMILLLCIVYSYVRVLWKAHKHTVYMEKRQTQAGQRNAKMRMDVMLAKTLVMVLAIVMTCWSPVLALMTYSLFVSLNDHIRKVFAFCSTLCLVNSMVNPIVYALRSRELRSSLRNTSSRFRKKVSISESSPEAESTQKSSPIETICDDIACNTDMNLLKG from the coding sequence ATGGAGAGATGTCAGGTGTCCAACTGCAGCATGAATACCATGGACCTGAAATGTTACATGGTCCTTAACAGCCTCACTCAGAAAACAGGCATAGCTGTGCTGTGCTCCATTGTGGGGATTCTGTGCGTTTTGGAAAACTCTTTGGTGTTGTATCTGATATTTGCTTCCCCTAAGATCAGAAAAAAGCCTTCCTACCTCTTGATCAGCAGCTTGGCCCTAGCAGATGTCCTGGCCAGCATTGTATTTGTCTGCAGCTTTCTTGATTTCCATGTCTTCAACAGAACTGACTCCTCTAAAGAGATCTTCTTGCTGAAGCTTGGAGGGGTCAACACGTCCTTCACGGCGTCCTTGGGCAGCTTGCTGCTGATGGCATTTGACCGCTATGTCTGTATCTATCAGCCATCGGAATACAAGGCCATCGTGACGAGGAAAAGGGCTGTGGTGGCCATGGCTGTGATGTGGATCGCTACCATGATCACTGCCTTCCTGCCTCTAATGGGGTGGAACTGCTGCAAGGTAAACTCACCCTGCTCTGAGCTGTTTCCCTTTGTTGATAGCAAGTATCTGTCCAGCTGGATCTGCCTGGTAATGATTCTGCTGCTGTGTATAGTGTACTCCTACGTCCGGGTGCTTTGGAAGGCTCATAAGCACACAGTGTACATGGAGAAACGCCAAACCCAGGCTGGGCAGCGGAATGCAAAGATGAGGATGGACGTCATGCTCGCCAAAACATTAGTGATGGTCCTGGCCATTGTCATGACGTGCTGGTCCCCAGTGCTGGCTCTCATGACGTACAGCCTCTTCGTCAGCCTGAATGATCACATCAGAAAGGTGTTCGCCTTCTGCAGCACCCTCTGCCTGGTGAACTCCATGGTGAATCCCATTGTCTACGCCCTGCGAAGCAGGGAGCTGCGCTCCTCTTTGAGGAACACTAGCTCGCGGTTCAGGAAGAAGGTGAGCATCTCAGAGAGCTCCCCCGAAGCAGAGAGCACTCAGAAATCCTCACCAATAGAAACCATCTGTGACGACATTGCGTGCAACACAGACATGAATCTGCTGAAAGGCTGA